Proteins co-encoded in one Streptomyces sp. SLBN-31 genomic window:
- the crcB gene encoding fluoride efflux transporter CrcB, whose product MNWLLVVAGAMVGAPLRYLTDRAVQSRHDSVFPWGTFAVNVTGCLILGLLTGAAAQGAAGSQAQLLLGTGLCGALTTYSTFSYETLRLTETGAGLYAAANVVGSVTAGLGAAFAGVSLARALWG is encoded by the coding sequence GTGAACTGGCTGTTGGTCGTCGCGGGGGCCATGGTCGGCGCACCGCTGCGTTACCTCACCGACCGCGCGGTGCAGTCCCGGCACGACTCGGTCTTCCCCTGGGGCACGTTCGCGGTCAACGTCACCGGCTGCCTGATCCTGGGCCTGCTGACCGGTGCCGCGGCCCAGGGTGCCGCCGGTTCCCAGGCGCAGCTGCTCCTCGGAACCGGCCTGTGCGGAGCGCTGACGACCTACTCGACCTTCTCCTACGAGACCCTGCGGCTGACCGAGACAGGGGCGGGGCTCTACGCTGCGGCCAACGTCGTCGGAAGTGTGACGGCGGGCCTGGGTGCGGCCTTTGCCGGGGTTTCGCTCGCCCGGGCGCTGTGGGGGTAG
- a CDS encoding extracellular solute-binding protein: MPNAQRRRLAVRSAASALAVALGATALTACGSSDGDSKAESGPVSLTYWTWTPGMDKVVDLWNEGPGKKDRIKVTVKKQASGDSLVTKILTAHKAKKAPDLVQAEYQALPTLVSNDALADMAKDVGDAEGKFAAGVWQQTTLGTDAVYAIPQDIGPMMFYYRADLFKKYGLKVPTTWDEFAQVARQLKKKAPDKDLTTFSANDSGLFAGLAQQAGAKWWTTSGDKWKVGIDDAATQKVARFWGGLVKEGAVDNQPMYTPAWNKALNTGKQIAWVSAVWAPGTLTTAAPATKGKWAMAPLPQWSAGQNVTGSWGGSSTAVTTDSAHREAAAKFAAWLNTDGSALQALAKESGIYPAATNAQTSGAFATPPAYFANQSDFYTKAAEIAKTTAPSAWGPNVNVAYTTFNDAFGAAAKNKSDFVAALNTMQDATVADLKKQGFGVSQ, encoded by the coding sequence ATGCCCAACGCGCAGCGCCGCCGTCTCGCTGTCAGAAGTGCAGCGTCCGCCCTCGCCGTCGCCCTCGGCGCCACCGCACTCACCGCCTGCGGTTCGTCCGACGGCGACAGCAAGGCCGAGTCCGGTCCGGTCTCGCTGACGTACTGGACCTGGACGCCCGGCATGGACAAGGTCGTGGACCTGTGGAACGAGGGCCCGGGCAAGAAGGACCGGATCAAGGTCACCGTGAAGAAGCAGGCGTCCGGCGACTCGCTGGTCACCAAGATCCTCACCGCGCACAAGGCGAAGAAGGCCCCGGACCTGGTGCAGGCCGAGTACCAGGCGCTTCCGACGCTGGTCAGCAATGACGCGCTGGCCGACATGGCGAAGGACGTCGGCGACGCCGAGGGCAAGTTCGCCGCCGGCGTCTGGCAGCAGACCACGCTGGGCACGGACGCGGTCTACGCGATCCCGCAGGACATCGGGCCGATGATGTTCTACTACCGCGCCGACCTGTTCAAGAAGTACGGCCTGAAGGTCCCGACGACCTGGGACGAGTTCGCGCAGGTCGCCCGGCAGCTGAAGAAGAAGGCCCCGGACAAGGACCTGACCACCTTCTCCGCCAACGACTCGGGCCTGTTCGCGGGCCTCGCCCAGCAGGCCGGCGCCAAGTGGTGGACGACCTCCGGCGACAAGTGGAAGGTCGGCATCGACGACGCGGCGACGCAGAAGGTCGCAAGGTTCTGGGGCGGCCTGGTCAAGGAGGGCGCCGTCGACAACCAGCCGATGTACACCCCGGCCTGGAACAAGGCGCTCAACACCGGCAAGCAGATCGCCTGGGTCTCCGCCGTGTGGGCGCCGGGCACGCTGACCACGGCCGCGCCCGCCACGAAGGGCAAGTGGGCCATGGCCCCGCTCCCCCAGTGGTCCGCCGGCCAGAACGTCACCGGCAGCTGGGGCGGCTCCTCCACGGCCGTCACCACGGACTCCGCCCACCGGGAGGCCGCCGCCAAGTTCGCCGCGTGGCTGAACACCGACGGCTCCGCGCTGCAGGCGCTGGCCAAGGAGAGCGGCATCTACCCGGCCGCCACGAACGCCCAGACCAGCGGCGCCTTCGCCACTCCCCCGGCGTACTTCGCCAACCAGTCGGACTTCTACACCAAGGCCGCCGAGATCGCGAAGACCACCGCGCCCTCCGCCTGGGGCCCGAACGTGAACGTCGCGTACACCACCTTCAACGACGCCTTCGGCGCCGCCGCCAAGAACAAGTCGGACTTCGTCGCCGCCCTGAACACAATGCAGGACGCCACGGTCGCCGACCTGAAGAAGCAGGGCTTCGGGGTCTCTCAGTGA
- a CDS encoding SMP-30/gluconolactonase/LRE family protein, with protein sequence MDRPAALVPLKYVAVGGRGPEDVVADARGRVLTGVEDGRILRIDGLTDDSPARVEVLAETGGRPLGLELLPDDALLVCDAELGLLRVDLREGIVRILADSVAGERLRFCSNVVALSDGSVCFTVSSRRYPLHQWIGDIVEHTASGRLLRLAPGSEHPEVLLDGLQFANGLALSSDESFLVVAETGARRLTRYWLSGPKAGHGEPFVENLPGMPDNIWRCAPDGPVWVSLAGPRIPPLDLLHRTAPAVRAAAARVAVRAPYRPTGTIGVLAVDDRGTVVHHLTHHRSGFRFVTSVCQAGDRLVLGSIWERGVAVCERPDPK encoded by the coding sequence ATGGACCGTCCCGCCGCACTTGTCCCGCTGAAATACGTCGCCGTCGGCGGCCGCGGCCCCGAGGACGTCGTGGCCGACGCCCGCGGCCGCGTGCTGACCGGCGTGGAGGACGGCCGCATCCTGCGCATCGACGGCCTCACCGACGACTCGCCCGCCCGCGTCGAGGTCCTCGCCGAGACCGGCGGCCGGCCCCTCGGCCTCGAACTGCTGCCGGACGACGCCCTGCTGGTCTGCGACGCCGAGCTCGGCCTGCTCCGCGTCGACCTGCGCGAGGGCATCGTCCGCATCCTCGCCGACTCGGTGGCGGGGGAGCGGCTGCGGTTCTGCAGCAACGTCGTGGCGCTGTCCGACGGCAGCGTCTGCTTCACCGTCTCCAGCCGCCGCTACCCCCTGCACCAGTGGATCGGCGACATCGTCGAACACACCGCCAGCGGCCGGCTGCTGCGCCTGGCGCCCGGCAGCGAACACCCCGAAGTGCTGCTGGACGGCCTGCAGTTCGCGAACGGGCTGGCGCTGAGCTCCGATGAGTCGTTCCTGGTCGTCGCCGAGACCGGCGCCCGCCGGCTCACCCGCTACTGGCTGAGCGGACCGAAGGCCGGACACGGCGAGCCCTTCGTCGAGAACCTCCCCGGCATGCCCGACAACATCTGGCGCTGCGCACCCGACGGACCCGTCTGGGTCTCCCTGGCCGGCCCCCGCATCCCCCCGCTGGACCTGCTGCACCGCACCGCCCCCGCGGTCCGCGCCGCGGCCGCCCGTGTCGCCGTCCGCGCCCCCTACCGCCCCACCGGCACCATCGGTGTCCTCGCGGTCGACGACCGGGGCACGGTCGTCCACCACCTCACCCACCACCGCTCCGGCTTCCGCTTCGTCACCAGCGTCTGCCAGGCCGGCGACCGCCTCGTCCTGGGCAGCATCTGGGAGCGCGGAGTGGCCGTGTGCGAGCGGCCGGACCCGAAATGA
- a CDS encoding glycosyl hydrolase 53 family protein, which produces MFHPRRTLRALLLPLVAGLALIALPATSAHAATALANGGFESDGTGVAAPAGWSEYGDTGASYTESGGHSGSYRLSHYSASAYKVETYQYLSGLTNGSYTLTAWVRSSGGQNSAYMSLKNCGSSEQRTDLPVSTSSWVRVVTSVKVTNNQCTISINSDANAGNWINVDDLTFASGSTGLSVKGADISSLAKSEALGGVYRTGSGTTGDAVTILKSAGMNYARLKVWVDPADGYNNKARVLAMAKRVKLAGMKLLVDFHYSDSWADPGKQTKPAAWSGHTYGQLKTDVYNHTYDVLNALKAQGTTADMVQVGNEINGGMLWSEGSTDNWSQLAGLLNSGYSAVKAVSAGTRVALHLANAGDDSTVRWWFDNARTYGVDYDVIGLSYYGYWHGSLAAAQTTLDDVVSRYGKPVFVAETAYPFTLAQDDSLENQIDTTGELVTGYPATQAGQLAWMNAVANIVEAVPGNKGLGVFYWEATWTAVTGNGWDPTDSASGNGWENQALFDYNDRATSAMSWFSHR; this is translated from the coding sequence ATGTTCCATCCCAGACGCACCCTCAGAGCCCTGCTGCTGCCGCTCGTGGCCGGGCTCGCCCTCATCGCCCTGCCCGCCACCAGCGCACACGCGGCCACCGCTTTGGCCAACGGCGGCTTCGAGTCCGACGGCACGGGCGTCGCCGCCCCCGCGGGCTGGTCCGAGTACGGCGACACCGGCGCCTCGTACACCGAGTCCGGCGGTCACAGCGGGAGCTACCGGCTGTCCCACTACTCGGCGTCCGCCTACAAGGTGGAGACCTACCAGTACCTGTCGGGGCTGACCAATGGCAGCTACACGCTCACCGCCTGGGTGCGCTCCAGCGGCGGGCAGAACTCCGCGTACATGTCCCTGAAGAACTGCGGCAGTTCCGAACAGCGCACCGACCTGCCGGTTTCCACCAGCAGCTGGGTCCGTGTCGTCACGTCGGTCAAGGTGACCAACAATCAGTGCACCATCAGCATCAACAGTGACGCGAACGCGGGCAACTGGATCAATGTCGACGACCTGACGTTCGCATCCGGATCGACGGGACTGTCCGTCAAGGGTGCCGACATATCCTCCCTCGCCAAGAGCGAGGCCCTCGGCGGGGTGTACAGGACCGGCTCCGGCACCACCGGTGACGCGGTCACCATCCTCAAGAGCGCCGGCATGAACTACGCGCGGCTGAAGGTCTGGGTCGACCCGGCCGACGGCTACAACAACAAGGCGCGTGTGCTGGCCATGGCCAAGCGCGTCAAGTTGGCCGGCATGAAGCTGCTGGTCGACTTCCACTACTCGGACTCCTGGGCCGACCCCGGCAAGCAGACCAAGCCGGCCGCCTGGTCCGGCCACACCTACGGTCAGCTCAAGACGGACGTGTACAACCACACGTACGACGTGCTGAACGCGTTGAAGGCGCAGGGCACCACCGCCGACATGGTGCAGGTCGGCAACGAGATCAACGGCGGCATGCTGTGGAGCGAGGGCTCCACGGACAACTGGTCGCAGCTCGCCGGCCTGCTCAACTCCGGCTACAGCGCCGTCAAGGCGGTCTCCGCCGGCACCCGGGTCGCGCTGCACCTGGCCAACGCCGGTGACGACTCCACCGTCCGCTGGTGGTTCGACAACGCCAGGACGTACGGCGTCGACTACGACGTCATCGGCCTGTCCTACTACGGGTACTGGCACGGCTCGCTCGCCGCCGCCCAGACCACCCTGGACGACGTCGTCTCCCGCTACGGCAAGCCGGTGTTCGTCGCGGAGACGGCCTACCCGTTCACCCTCGCCCAGGACGACTCGCTGGAGAACCAGATCGACACCACCGGCGAGCTCGTCACCGGCTACCCGGCCACCCAGGCGGGCCAGCTGGCTTGGATGAACGCCGTCGCGAACATCGTGGAGGCCGTCCCCGGCAACAAGGGCCTCGGCGTCTTCTACTGGGAGGCCACCTGGACCGCGGTCACCGGCAACGGCTGGGACCCCACCGACTCCGCCTCCGGCAACGGCTGGGAGAACCAGGCCCTGTTCGACTACAACGACAGGGCGACCTCGGCCATGAGCTGGTTCAGCCATCGCTGA
- the crcB gene encoding fluoride efflux transporter CrcB, producing the protein MTAPEAESLRAPARTRRAPAWRTQAPVLAVVALGGALGASARYALTLAWPTPAGHFPWATFWTNVVGCAVIGVFMVVITDVWAAHRLVRPFFGTGVLGGFTTFSTYAVDIQKLVDAGHPGTGLAYLAATLLAALTAVWLAVTAARRVLKWRQP; encoded by the coding sequence ATGACCGCACCGGAAGCCGAGAGCCTGCGCGCCCCGGCCCGCACCCGGCGAGCGCCGGCCTGGCGCACCCAGGCGCCGGTCCTCGCGGTGGTGGCGCTGGGCGGAGCCCTCGGCGCGAGCGCCCGTTACGCGCTCACCCTGGCGTGGCCCACCCCGGCGGGTCACTTCCCGTGGGCGACGTTCTGGACCAATGTCGTCGGCTGCGCCGTGATCGGCGTTTTCATGGTCGTCATCACCGATGTGTGGGCCGCCCACCGGCTCGTGCGCCCCTTCTTCGGCACCGGGGTCCTGGGCGGCTTCACCACCTTCTCCACCTACGCCGTCGACATCCAGAAGCTCGTCGACGCCGGCCACCCGGGCACCGGGCTGGCCTACCTCGCCGCGACGCTGCTCGCGGCCCTCACGGCGGTGTGGCTCGCGGTCACCGCCGCCCGCCGCGTCCTGAAGTGGAGGCAGCCATGA
- a CDS encoding beta-galactosidase: MPENSPRGLTRLAFGGDYNPEQWPESVWQEDVRLMREAGVTMVSVGIFSWALLEPSPGAYDFGWLDRVLDLLHAGGIRVDLGTPTVCPPAWFYRAHPEALPVSREGVRFAFGSRAAICHSNADYRAAAAGITTRLAERYGAHPAVAMWHVHNEYGVPVSACYCDSCAAHFRRWLESSYGSLEAVNEAWGTAFWGQRYTGFEQIAPPSATPTAVNPAQALDYKRFADATMRENFRMERDILHRLSPGVPVTTNFMTALSQCDSVDYWAWGREVDIVTNDHYLITDGRRTHVNLAMAADLTRSVAGGAPWLLLEHSTSGVNWQPRNPAKAPGQMARNSLAHVARGSDGAMFFQWRQSRRGAEKFHSAMVPHGGTDTRVWREVVELGAALGSIGTVRGTRTEADVAVLWDWHSWWAQTLDWRPSQDHDARERADAFYEALYDRHLTVDFAHPEADLSKYPLVVVPALYLMTEAAGNNLREYVENGGTLVVSYFSGIVDEHDGVHEGACPGALRDVLGLTVEEFSPLLPGESVRLTGPDGSELAGDVWTEFVAPRGAETVWTYADGLTADHPAVTRHRLGEGTAWYVSTRLAPEGLDALLGWAVEDARIAPRADLPRDVEVVRRTGDSGSYLFAINHTATDAKVPLEAHGTELLTGERAAGRLEVPAGAVRVVRLDG; this comes from the coding sequence ATGCCGGAGAACAGCCCCAGGGGCCTCACCAGGCTCGCCTTCGGCGGGGACTACAACCCCGAGCAGTGGCCGGAGAGCGTGTGGCAGGAGGACGTCCGGCTGATGCGCGAGGCCGGCGTCACCATGGTGAGCGTCGGGATCTTCTCCTGGGCGCTGCTGGAACCCTCACCCGGCGCGTACGACTTCGGCTGGCTGGACCGCGTCCTCGACCTTTTGCACGCGGGCGGCATCCGCGTCGACCTGGGCACCCCCACCGTCTGCCCGCCCGCGTGGTTCTACCGGGCCCATCCGGAGGCGCTGCCGGTCAGCCGCGAGGGCGTGCGCTTCGCGTTCGGCTCGCGCGCCGCCATCTGTCACAGCAACGCCGACTACCGCGCGGCCGCCGCCGGGATCACCACTCGGCTCGCCGAGCGCTACGGCGCCCACCCGGCCGTGGCGATGTGGCACGTGCACAACGAGTACGGCGTCCCGGTCTCGGCCTGCTACTGCGACTCCTGCGCCGCCCACTTCCGACGCTGGCTCGAGTCGTCGTACGGGAGCCTCGAAGCCGTCAACGAGGCGTGGGGCACGGCCTTCTGGGGCCAGCGCTACACCGGTTTCGAGCAGATCGCGCCGCCCAGCGCCACCCCGACGGCCGTCAATCCGGCCCAGGCGCTGGACTACAAGCGCTTCGCCGACGCCACCATGCGCGAGAACTTCCGCATGGAGCGGGACATCCTGCACCGCCTCTCGCCGGGCGTGCCGGTCACCACGAACTTCATGACCGCCCTCAGCCAATGCGACTCCGTCGACTACTGGGCCTGGGGCCGCGAGGTCGACATCGTCACCAACGACCACTACCTGATCACCGACGGCCGCCGCACCCACGTCAACCTCGCCATGGCCGCCGACCTCACCCGCTCCGTGGCGGGCGGCGCCCCCTGGCTGCTGCTCGAACACTCCACCTCGGGCGTCAACTGGCAGCCCCGCAACCCCGCCAAGGCGCCGGGCCAGATGGCCCGCAACTCCCTGGCACACGTGGCCCGCGGCTCCGACGGTGCGATGTTCTTCCAGTGGCGCCAGTCCCGGCGCGGCGCCGAGAAGTTCCACTCGGCGATGGTCCCGCACGGCGGCACCGACACGCGCGTGTGGCGCGAGGTCGTCGAACTGGGCGCGGCACTCGGCTCGATCGGCACCGTCCGCGGCACCCGCACCGAGGCCGACGTCGCCGTCCTGTGGGACTGGCACTCCTGGTGGGCGCAGACCCTCGATTGGCGCCCCAGCCAGGACCACGACGCGCGCGAACGCGCCGACGCCTTCTACGAAGCCCTCTACGACCGCCACCTCACCGTCGACTTCGCGCACCCGGAAGCCGACTTGTCGAAATATCCCCTTGTCGTCGTGCCCGCCCTGTACCTGATGACGGAGGCGGCCGGGAACAACCTCAGGGAGTACGTCGAGAACGGCGGCACCCTCGTGGTGTCGTACTTCTCCGGCATCGTCGACGAGCACGACGGGGTCCACGAGGGCGCCTGCCCCGGCGCGCTCAGGGACGTGCTCGGGCTGACCGTCGAGGAGTTCTCGCCGCTGCTGCCGGGCGAGTCGGTGCGCCTGACCGGCCCGGACGGCTCCGAACTCGCCGGCGACGTGTGGACGGAGTTCGTCGCCCCGCGCGGCGCGGAGACCGTGTGGACGTACGCCGACGGCCTGACCGCGGACCACCCGGCCGTCACCCGCCACCGCCTCGGCGAGGGCACCGCCTGGTACGTCTCCACCCGCCTTGCCCCCGAGGGGCTGGACGCGCTGCTCGGCTGGGCCGTCGAGGACGCCCGTATCGCGCCGCGCGCCGACCTGCCCCGCGACGTCGAGGTCGTACGCCGCACCGGCGACTCGGGCAGCTACCTCTTCGCGATCAACCACACCGCCACGGACGCCAAGGTGCCGCTGGAGGCGCACGGCACCGAACTGCTCACGGGCGAACGCGCCGCGGGCCGCCTGGAAGTGCCCGCGGGAGCCGTGCGGGTCGTACGACTCGACGGCTGA
- a CDS encoding undecaprenyl-diphosphate phosphatase, which translates to MSVINVGQAAVLGVVEGLTEFLPVSSTGHLKITEGLMNIPVDDDAVVGFSAVIQVGAIAAVLLYFFKDIVRIVSAWGRGLANKEERYHHDYKFAWWVIYATIPIVVVGLAAKPLIEGPLASLWVVAGSLIVGSGVMWAADQMGRHKRGEDDTTFKDAMLVGGSQILALLFPGFSRSGATMSTALILDLDRVAATRLSFFLGIPALTGAGLYELKDALGAGVGLAPLAVGTATSFVVAYASIAWLLKFVAKHSFNAFVIYRIIVGVLLLGLLGGGAISS; encoded by the coding sequence ATGAGCGTCATCAACGTCGGTCAGGCCGCCGTCCTCGGAGTCGTGGAAGGACTGACCGAGTTCCTTCCCGTCTCCTCCACCGGGCATCTGAAGATCACCGAAGGGCTCATGAACATCCCGGTCGACGACGACGCCGTCGTCGGCTTCTCGGCGGTCATCCAGGTCGGCGCGATCGCCGCGGTGCTCCTGTACTTCTTCAAGGACATCGTGCGGATCGTCTCCGCGTGGGGCCGGGGTCTGGCCAACAAGGAGGAGCGCTACCACCACGACTACAAGTTCGCCTGGTGGGTCATCTACGCCACCATCCCCATCGTGGTCGTGGGTCTGGCCGCCAAGCCGCTGATCGAGGGCCCGCTCGCCTCGCTGTGGGTGGTCGCCGGTTCGCTGATCGTCGGCAGTGGTGTGATGTGGGCGGCGGACCAGATGGGCCGGCACAAGCGCGGTGAGGACGACACCACGTTCAAGGACGCGATGCTGGTCGGCGGCTCGCAGATCCTCGCCCTGCTGTTCCCGGGCTTCTCCCGGTCGGGTGCCACCATGTCCACGGCCCTGATCCTGGACCTGGACCGCGTGGCCGCCACGCGCCTGTCCTTCTTCCTCGGCATCCCCGCGCTGACCGGTGCGGGCCTGTACGAACTCAAGGACGCCCTGGGCGCCGGGGTGGGGCTCGCCCCCCTGGCCGTCGGCACCGCCACCTCCTTCGTGGTCGCCTACGCCTCCATCGCCTGGCTGCTGAAGTTCGTCGCCAAGCACTCCTTCAACGCCTTCGTGATCTACCGGATCATCGTCGGCGTGCTGCTGCTGGGCCTGCTCGGCGGGGGCGCGATCAGCAGCTGA
- a CDS encoding YihY/virulence factor BrkB family protein, producing MSRSSAWWHRLGLAELHRRGAELELLHRAMGFATLALVTLAPLLIVVAAADPLGHGGFALWLVDGMDLSGRSAQALSHVFTPPRKVISTTSAWSVALLALFGLSFASSVQNGYERIWKPSAGPWHRLYRQVVWLVVLMMYVYTQVQTRSVLGGTPRIPLSLVVGLLFFWWSAHFLLAGEVRWRHLLPGAVATMAGLVGLRWFSYLVFTPLLVTNAVSYGPMGTILVVESWLVGVGFVVFGGALVGRLLCERFGYTEEPPEDESGTDQGPPTVPSSRGTV from the coding sequence ATGTCACGGTCGTCCGCGTGGTGGCACCGACTGGGGCTGGCCGAGCTCCATCGGCGCGGCGCGGAACTGGAGTTGCTGCACCGGGCCATGGGCTTCGCCACTCTCGCCCTGGTCACCCTGGCGCCGCTGCTGATCGTCGTCGCGGCGGCGGATCCGCTCGGGCACGGTGGGTTCGCGTTGTGGCTGGTGGACGGCATGGACCTGTCGGGCCGGTCCGCGCAGGCGCTCTCGCACGTCTTCACCCCGCCGCGCAAGGTCATCAGCACCACCAGCGCGTGGAGCGTGGCACTGCTCGCGCTGTTCGGTCTGTCCTTCGCGTCCAGCGTGCAGAACGGCTACGAGAGGATCTGGAAGCCGTCGGCCGGCCCGTGGCACCGCCTGTACCGCCAAGTGGTGTGGCTGGTGGTGCTGATGATGTACGTGTACACGCAGGTGCAGACCCGCAGTGTGCTCGGCGGCACGCCCCGCATCCCGCTCAGCCTGGTGGTCGGGCTGCTGTTCTTCTGGTGGAGCGCCCACTTCCTGCTCGCCGGCGAGGTGCGCTGGCGCCATCTGCTGCCCGGGGCCGTCGCCACGATGGCGGGTCTGGTGGGCCTGCGCTGGTTCTCGTATCTGGTGTTCACGCCGCTGCTGGTCACCAACGCGGTCAGCTACGGGCCCATGGGCACCATCCTGGTGGTGGAGTCCTGGCTGGTCGGCGTGGGATTCGTGGTGTTCGGCGGCGCGCTGGTCGGGCGGCTGCTGTGCGAGCGGTTCGGTTACACGGAGGAGCCGCCCGAGGACGAGAGCGGCACGGATCAGGGACCGCCGACGGTGCCGTCGTCGCGGGGGACGGTCTAG
- a CDS encoding DUF190 domain-containing protein, which translates to MTRLTGSALRVTVFIGENDTWHHKPLYSEIVHRAHAAGLAGASVFRGIEGFGASSLIHTSRLLSLSEDLPVAIVVVDTEERVRAFLPQLDELVEEGLVILDDCEVIRYVGRDRAAGASDRKGKKSL; encoded by the coding sequence ATGACGAGGCTGACCGGCAGTGCCCTGCGCGTGACCGTCTTCATCGGTGAGAACGACACCTGGCACCACAAACCGCTGTACTCCGAGATCGTCCACCGCGCGCACGCGGCCGGCCTCGCCGGCGCCAGCGTCTTCCGCGGTATCGAGGGCTTCGGCGCCTCCTCGTTGATCCACACCTCGCGGCTGCTGTCGCTGAGCGAGGACCTGCCGGTGGCGATCGTCGTCGTCGACACCGAGGAGCGCGTCCGCGCCTTCCTGCCGCAGCTCGACGAACTCGTGGAGGAAGGACTCGTGATCCTCGACGACTGCGAGGTCATCCGGTACGTCGGCCGCGACAGGGCCGCCGGTGCGTCGGACAGGAAGGGTAAGAAGTCGTTGTGA
- a CDS encoding helix-turn-helix domain-containing protein: MLRTPGGTLRQDILEWLKDPVAHFAPQPHGDPVEDGVTADAVASRLGVPRAVAVTHLDLLADLGLLSTSGSRQRTYYRRDEVRIAEVARMFEKGW; the protein is encoded by the coding sequence ATGCTGAGGACTCCCGGCGGCACGCTGCGTCAGGACATCCTGGAGTGGCTCAAGGACCCGGTCGCGCACTTCGCCCCGCAGCCGCACGGAGACCCGGTCGAGGACGGTGTCACCGCGGACGCCGTGGCGAGCAGGCTGGGCGTGCCCCGCGCCGTCGCCGTGACCCACCTCGACCTGCTCGCGGACCTGGGCCTGCTGAGCACCAGCGGGAGCCGGCAGCGCACCTACTACCGGCGCGACGAGGTGCGCATCGCCGAGGTGGCCCGCATGTTCGAGAAGGGCTGGTAG
- a CDS encoding FadR/GntR family transcriptional regulator: MEAVLAHLRAAIENGEYAVGDKLPSEAELCRTLEVSRPVLREALRALQTMGLTVSKTGKGTFVVASAVEDPTFGDYAASDLLEVRRHVEIPVAGYAARRRTPEDLDHLTHLLERMERETDTTSWVALDSLFHLAVAQAAQNPVFRRVIEEIRDALARQSAFLNELGGRREQSNREHRAIVEALMDGSELDATDAMAHHLDRVETTLTDIVRPPRAETPTEGGPEA; encoded by the coding sequence ATGGAAGCGGTCCTGGCCCATCTGCGCGCCGCCATCGAGAACGGCGAGTACGCGGTGGGGGACAAGCTTCCCTCCGAGGCCGAGCTGTGCCGCACCCTCGAGGTCAGCCGGCCCGTCCTGCGCGAGGCCCTCAGGGCCCTGCAGACGATGGGCCTGACGGTCTCCAAGACGGGCAAGGGCACCTTCGTCGTCGCGAGCGCCGTGGAGGACCCCACCTTCGGCGACTACGCGGCCAGCGACCTGCTGGAGGTGCGCCGCCACGTGGAGATCCCGGTGGCGGGCTACGCGGCCCGGCGCCGCACCCCGGAGGACCTCGACCACCTGACGCACCTGCTGGAGCGCATGGAGCGGGAGACCGACACCACCTCCTGGGTCGCCCTGGACTCGCTGTTCCACCTCGCCGTCGCCCAGGCCGCCCAGAACCCGGTCTTCCGCCGGGTCATCGAGGAGATCCGCGACGCACTGGCGCGTCAGTCGGCCTTCCTGAACGAACTGGGCGGACGCCGCGAGCAGTCCAACCGCGAGCACCGGGCGATCGTCGAGGCGCTGATGGACGGTTCCGAACTCGACGCGACGGACGCCATGGCGCACCATCTCGACCGCGTCGAGACCACCCTCACCGACATCGTGCGCCCTCCGCGCGCGGAAACACCCACGGAAGGCGGACCCGAGGCGTGA